Proteins found in one Aquibium microcysteis genomic segment:
- the aztC gene encoding zinc ABC transporter substrate-binding protein AztC, translated as MRSFLLALTGSVFFSPAMLSGAAAEPLKVVASFSIIGDLARNVGGDRIELTTLVGPNGDAHVYEPRPADAAAVARADLVLINGLHFEGFLARLTEASGKDVPVVELTRGVTPIAMDEDGHHHEDEAKTKADDHGHDHAEGEHDHATEAAGGHDHDEEGHGHHHEGGVDPHAFQSVPNVKIYVANIADAFCDHDAAGCDGYRQNAAAYTAKLDALDAEIRAAVDAIPQDKRTLITSHDAFGYLAATYGLTFLAPEGISTEAEASATDVAALIRQIREDKASAVFVENITNTRLIEQIASETNLKIGGTLYSDALSDPDGPAGTYIGMMRHNIETIAGAIAGS; from the coding sequence ATGCGTTCATTCCTGCTTGCCCTCACGGGCTCTGTCTTCTTCTCCCCGGCGATGCTCTCGGGCGCGGCGGCCGAGCCGCTCAAGGTGGTCGCCAGCTTTTCCATCATCGGCGACCTTGCCCGCAACGTCGGCGGCGACCGCATCGAACTGACCACGCTCGTCGGGCCGAACGGCGACGCCCACGTCTACGAGCCGCGCCCAGCCGATGCCGCGGCCGTCGCGCGCGCCGATCTGGTGCTGATCAACGGGCTGCATTTCGAGGGCTTCCTGGCGCGCCTCACCGAGGCCAGCGGCAAGGATGTGCCGGTGGTCGAACTGACGCGCGGGGTGACGCCGATCGCCATGGACGAGGACGGCCACCATCACGAGGACGAGGCCAAGACAAAGGCCGACGACCACGGGCACGACCATGCCGAAGGCGAGCACGACCATGCGACGGAAGCGGCCGGCGGGCATGACCATGACGAGGAAGGGCATGGGCACCACCACGAAGGCGGCGTCGACCCGCATGCCTTCCAGTCGGTGCCGAACGTGAAGATCTACGTCGCCAACATCGCCGACGCCTTCTGCGACCACGATGCGGCGGGCTGCGACGGCTACCGCCAGAACGCCGCCGCCTACACGGCCAAGCTCGACGCGCTCGACGCCGAGATCCGCGCCGCCGTCGACGCGATTCCTCAGGACAAGCGCACGCTGATCACCTCGCACGACGCCTTCGGCTATCTCGCGGCCACCTACGGCCTCACCTTCCTGGCGCCGGAAGGCATTTCCACCGAGGCCGAAGCCTCGGCCACCGACGTCGCCGCTCTGATCCGCCAGATCCGCGAGGACAAGGCCTCGGCCGTCTTCGTCGAGAACATCACCAACACGCGCCTGATCGAGCAGATCGCCAGCGAGACCAATCTGAAGATCGGCGGCACGCTCTATTCCGACGCGCTGTCCGATCCGGACGGCCCGGCCGGCACCTATATCGGCATGATGCGCCACAACATCGAGACCATCGCCGGCGCCATCGCCGGCAGCTGA